One genomic region from Salinicola endophyticus encodes:
- a CDS encoding phage tail tape measure protein, with protein MARDLKLQVILDAVDKTTGKLKKITQGSGETAKALKASRDQLRNLERAQKDLQSFKTMKRQVSESADALKAQRERVKELSRQLRTTEGDTAALNRERDAAIKKAQELSRKYAEQTDKAQRLKTSLRETHGITGKLAGTEDSLTRKMRNANAQITEQKERLRSLAEAQRRAQQASDQFHRGVGRANAIRGAGMTGMATGGAALYGGAQMLAPGIEYGETMSRVQALTRLDKNSEQFKALKQQARDLGSSTSFSASEVGQGQSFLAMAGFTPEAIRTAMPDMLNMALANGTDLARTADISSNILSGFGLDPDQMGHVADVLTATTTRANVDLEMLGESMKYVAPQARQMGLSLEQAAAMTALLGNVGIQGSQAGTTLRAMMTRLAAPTGAAAGALKTLGVSAKDAQGDMRDVPAILADVAKATENMGNADRAKYLKQIFGEEPGAGMAELIAQQGAAGIEKFVEMYKNAAGENARVAQTMTDNIGGDLKGLRSAWEEVGISITDTNEGPLRELVQSVTGVTRAVGNWIKENPELAGGIAKAAAGLAALVAVGGAFTVMLASILGPIVTVRYGMAMLGLRTEGAGGIIYRFTSKILPALGKGLVGLGRGFIGLAGAIGKAGLALLTNPITWIVLGIVAVVALLAGAAYLIYKNWDAIAGWFSDRWQQVKDAFSGGIGSVMQLLANWSPLGLVWKGITTVLSAMGVEIPEEMRSLGSAIKAAWSGLSGFFGGLWDGIKSSASTAWGAVSGTITTAWDGIKNHIANQWEGFKQIPARLAGIGGDIMDGLIGGVKTKVTALKDSITGIAGNVKSWFADVLGINSPSRVFAEFGGWIGEGLMNGLKDKWNALKDSVTGLASAVTGWFKEKLDIHSPSRVFARLGGYTVDGLNVGLDRQRDEPAKRVADIAKRVSQAGAGIALGAATLPAAAMPSFDAGEPIRFDTRPPISAAGGQQPADYSIHIGAINVTPGPGMDEQTLARYVAQEVQRALADAQRQQAARRRSSMWDQE; from the coding sequence TGGCGCGCGATCTCAAGCTGCAGGTCATCCTAGACGCCGTCGATAAAACGACCGGCAAGCTCAAGAAGATCACCCAGGGCAGTGGCGAAACCGCCAAGGCGTTGAAGGCCAGCCGCGACCAGCTGCGCAACCTCGAGCGCGCCCAGAAAGACCTCCAATCGTTCAAGACGATGAAGCGCCAGGTATCGGAGAGCGCCGACGCGCTCAAGGCGCAGCGCGAGCGCGTCAAGGAGCTATCGCGCCAACTGCGCACGACGGAAGGCGATACCGCCGCGCTCAATCGCGAGCGCGATGCTGCCATCAAAAAAGCGCAAGAGCTGTCGCGGAAGTACGCCGAACAAACCGACAAAGCGCAGCGCCTGAAAACCTCTCTACGTGAGACCCACGGAATTACCGGAAAACTCGCCGGTACCGAAGACTCCCTGACGCGGAAAATGCGCAACGCCAACGCGCAGATCACCGAGCAGAAAGAGCGCCTACGTAGCCTCGCCGAAGCGCAGCGCCGCGCCCAACAGGCATCCGACCAGTTTCACCGTGGCGTCGGGCGTGCCAACGCCATCCGTGGCGCCGGAATGACCGGCATGGCCACCGGTGGTGCAGCGCTATACGGGGGCGCGCAGATGCTGGCGCCCGGGATCGAGTACGGCGAGACCATGAGCCGCGTGCAAGCGCTCACCCGGCTCGACAAGAACAGCGAGCAATTCAAGGCGCTGAAGCAGCAGGCGCGCGACCTGGGCTCGAGCACGTCATTCAGTGCCAGCGAAGTCGGCCAAGGTCAGTCGTTCCTGGCCATGGCCGGCTTCACCCCAGAAGCGATCCGCACCGCGATGCCGGACATGCTCAACATGGCGCTAGCCAACGGCACCGACCTCGCCCGCACGGCCGATATTAGCTCTAACATCCTCTCGGGCTTCGGGCTCGACCCGGATCAGATGGGGCACGTTGCCGACGTGCTGACGGCGACCACCACCCGCGCCAACGTCGACCTAGAAATGCTCGGCGAGTCGATGAAATACGTGGCGCCCCAGGCGCGCCAGATGGGGCTATCGCTGGAACAGGCCGCCGCCATGACCGCCCTGCTGGGTAACGTCGGGATTCAGGGCAGCCAGGCCGGCACCACCCTGCGCGCCATGATGACCCGCCTCGCCGCCCCCACGGGCGCCGCCGCCGGCGCGCTCAAGACCCTCGGCGTCAGCGCCAAGGACGCCCAGGGCGACATGCGTGACGTGCCGGCGATCCTCGCCGACGTGGCCAAAGCCACCGAGAACATGGGCAACGCCGACCGCGCCAAGTACCTCAAGCAGATTTTCGGCGAAGAGCCCGGCGCCGGCATGGCCGAGCTGATCGCCCAGCAGGGCGCCGCCGGCATCGAGAAGTTCGTCGAGATGTACAAGAACGCCGCCGGCGAAAATGCCCGCGTTGCCCAGACGATGACCGACAACATCGGCGGCGACCTCAAAGGGCTGCGCTCGGCCTGGGAGGAGGTCGGGATTTCGATCACCGACACCAACGAGGGGCCGCTACGCGAGCTGGTGCAGAGCGTGACCGGGGTCACCCGGGCGGTCGGTAACTGGATCAAGGAAAACCCCGAGCTAGCCGGCGGCATCGCAAAGGCCGCGGCCGGCCTCGCGGCGCTGGTCGCCGTAGGCGGTGCCTTTACGGTCATGCTGGCCTCGATCCTTGGCCCCATCGTCACAGTCCGCTATGGAATGGCCATGCTGGGCCTGCGCACCGAAGGCGCCGGCGGGATTATCTACCGGTTCACCAGCAAGATTTTGCCCGCCTTGGGCAAGGGGCTGGTCGGCCTCGGCCGGGGCTTCATCGGCCTGGCTGGCGCGATCGGCAAAGCGGGCCTCGCGCTGCTGACCAACCCGATTACGTGGATCGTGCTTGGCATCGTCGCCGTGGTCGCCCTGCTCGCCGGTGCCGCCTACCTCATCTACAAAAATTGGGACGCCATCGCCGGCTGGTTTAGCGACCGTTGGCAGCAGGTCAAGGATGCCTTTAGCGGCGGCATCGGCAGCGTTATGCAGCTCTTGGCAAACTGGTCGCCGCTGGGGCTGGTGTGGAAAGGGATTACCACGGTGCTTTCCGCCATGGGCGTCGAGATCCCCGAAGAGATGCGCTCGCTCGGCAGCGCCATCAAGGCAGCGTGGAGCGGCCTAAGCGGCTTCTTCGGCGGGCTGTGGGACGGCATCAAGAGCAGCGCCAGCACCGCCTGGGGCGCCGTGAGCGGCACCATCACCACCGCCTGGGACGGCATCAAGAACCACATCGCGAACCAGTGGGAAGGGTTCAAGCAGATACCCGCGCGGCTCGCTGGCATCGGCGGCGACATCATGGATGGCCTGATCGGCGGCGTAAAAACCAAGGTCACCGCACTCAAGGACTCGATTACCGGGATCGCGGGCAACGTGAAGAGCTGGTTTGCCGACGTGCTCGGCATCAACAGCCCGTCGCGCGTGTTTGCCGAGTTCGGCGGCTGGATCGGCGAAGGGCTGATGAATGGCCTCAAGGACAAATGGAACGCGCTCAAGGATAGCGTCACCGGCCTGGCCAGCGCCGTAACGGGCTGGTTCAAGGAAAAGCTCGACATCCACAGCCCGTCCCGCGTGTTCGCCAGGCTGGGCGGCTATACCGTCGACGGCTTGAACGTCGGCCTCGATCGGCAGCGCGACGAGCCCGCTAAGCGCGTCGCCGACATCGCCAAGCGCGTCAGCCAGGCCGGTGCCGGCATCGCCCTGGGCGCCGCGACCCTGCCCGCCGCGGCGATGCCCAGCTTCGACGCCGGCGAGCCGATCCGATTCGACACCCGCCCGCCGATCAGCGCCGCCGGTGGCCAGCAGCCCGCCGACTACAGCATCCACATCGGCGCCATCAATGTGACCCCAGGCCCAGGCATGGACGAGCAGACGCTCGCGCGCTACGTCGCCCAGGAAGTGCAGCGCGCCCTGGCCGACGCCCAGCGCCAGCAGGCCGCCCGCCGCCGCTCGTCGATGTGGGATCAGGAATAG